The Fusarium musae strain F31 chromosome 10, whole genome shotgun sequence genome window below encodes:
- a CDS encoding hypothetical protein (MEROPS:MER0003541~EggNog:ENOG41) → MWLGPVAVSLLATISKVTGQDQKPLTDEPVTKPAFTVREQSSDLCDAGARQFTGTVNVTEDKSMFFWYFESRNDPENDPLLLWMSGGPGASGEMGLFMGSGPCTVNPDGNSTKRAEYSWIDHANVVYIDQPVGVGFSKITDRNKIAVSLEQGAKDVHTFLSTFSHDVFPNLAGKPWHITGESMGGHYVTGYTKHIVAHERENAERGIIPRVEIASTIIVDGYIDATQQFIGYYTFFCENWAGDGRKYPLMNRTACENMFAAIPECQKLGSQCRYFYDIETCKAANEVCEETLGEYFMEGVVPGGWDPYDNRHPCEKPPLCSNLDHGPEWKFLNRRWVQERLGFDRFPFDLIDLDTNERWDIAQNIHIPVTRELTWILDETSIRVLFINGNNDIIINTPGQMHMLNQQRWNGQDNYREIGYESWYYKDGELTSDADGWNVKEGGFWKGNDQLRFYAVDEAGHMSPYHQPEAIGAIVRAWLRND, encoded by the exons ATGTGGCTTGGTCCAGTTGCAGTGTCGCTTCTCGCGACGATTAGCAAAGTCACCGGTCAAGATCAGAAGCCATTGACTGATGAACCAGTAACTAAACCAGCTTTCACTGTTCGCGAACAATCATCTGATCTTTGCGATGCGGGTGCTCGTCAATTCACCGGCACGGTCAATGTGACAGAGGATAAGTCCATGTTCTTCT GGTACTTTGAGAGCCGAAATGACCCAGAAAATGATCCTTTACTACTATGGATGAGCGG TGGACCTGGCGCATCTGGAGAAATGGGATTATTCATGGGAAGCGGTCCCTGCACTGTGAATCCCGACGGAAACTCAACAAAACGAGCTGAATACTCGTGGATCGACCACGCTAACGTTGTCTACATTGA TCAACCCGTCGGCGTCGGCTTCTCAAAAATCACAGACCGAAACAAAATCGCCGTTAGTCTCGAGCAAGGTGCAAAAGACGTCCATACTTTCCTCTCCACATTCTCCCACGACGTATTCCCCAACCTCGCTGGAAAACCATGGCACATTACCGGTGAATCGATGGGCGGTCACTACGTCACCGGTTACACGAAACATATTGTCGCTCACGAACGCGAAAACGCGGAGCGCGGAATCATCCCTCGGGTAGAGATTGCATCTACAATTATTGTTGATGGGTACATTGACGCAACCCAGCAGTTCATCGGATACTATACCTTCTTTTGTGAGAATTGGGCTGGTGATGGAAGGAAATATCCATTGATGAACCGGACGGCTTGTGAGAATATGTTTGCTGCGATACCGGAGTGTCAGAAATTGGGGAGTCAGTGTCGGTACTTTTATGATATTGAGACTTGTAAGGCGGCGAATGAGGTTTGTGAGGAGACGTTGGGGGAGTACTTCATGGAAGGCGTCGTGCCCGGTGGCTGGGATCCCTATGACA ACCGACATCCGTGTGAGAAGCCTCCTTTGTGCTCGAACTTGGACCACGGACCGGAATGGAAATTTCTGAATCGTCGTTGGGTTCAAGAAAGACTTGGATTCGACCGCTTTCCATTTGACCTTATTGATTTAGATACCAATGAGCGCTGGGATATTGCGCAGAATATCCATATACCCGTTACACGAGAGTTGACGTGGATTCTCGATGAAACAAGTATACGAGTTCTATTCATCAACGGCAACAACGATATCATCAT taatacccCTGGTCAAATGCACATGTTGAACCAGCAGCGATGGAATGGACAGGATAACTATCGGGAAATTGGCTACGAAAGCTGGTACTACAAGGACGGCGAATTGACTTCTGATGCCGATGGATGGAATGTTAAGGAAGGAGGCTTCTGGAAGGGAAATGATCAGTTGAGGTTCTATGCTGTTGACGAGGCTGGTCATATGTCTCCTTATCACCAGCCTGAAGCCATCGGCGCGATCGTTCGAGCATGGCTTCGCAACGACTAA
- a CDS encoding hypothetical protein (EggNog:ENOG41~CAZy:AA3) has protein sequence MTVNPSLRTVDQFTQLVFDFVVIGGGTAGLAVAARLAESDPSYTVGVIEAGGLVQNDPDIDIPGHYGRNLGGSYDWHLETLPQEGLGGRTLPWPRGKCVGGTSALNYMAWNRASRDDYDAWEALGNQGWGWDSLLPFFKRSETFHPPSEKLQREFEIAHDAETFGDSGPIHISYPTSYSPSHALWHKTLNALGVETNPSHVGGSNVGVWTCVNAVEPSAARRSYSIDYATGSRNLHILTNATVDEIIINQALVATGVRFTHGGVEYDVSARREVILSAGSVKSPQILELSGIGNPSVLSSAGVTVKVESPQVGENLQEHIMLATIFEVDPSLANRDDLVRDEKLSAAAKEEYATKADGPLTVLPVSLCYVPFAHFIPKDALARLYEDADKVSVFDSDKQDILCERLDGNSKLGQIEYIFDLGNWNPNFKGEEGKKYGTMLQILQYPFSVGSIHIRPSEHATAEDSPAIDPKYYEGPHGNLDMEAMKQCLQFVDKIVHTAPLSNIIRSSASPSAVALKDDKLLGDWITQNTITDWHPVGTCAMGGRAGIEGGVVDERLRVYGVHGLRVVDASVMPLQISAHIQATVYAIAEKAAHMIIEDARSADREGRELVMKQARL, from the exons ATGACCGTCAACCCCTCTCTTCGCACTGTTGACCAGTTCACGCAGCTCgtctttgactttgtcgTCATCGGCGGCGGCACAGCTGGACTAGCGGTGGCAGCACGTCTCGCTGAATCCGACCCGTCATACACCGTCGGTGTTATCGAAGCAGGCGGTCTTGTGCAGAATGATCCTGATATTGACATCCCAGGCCACTATGGTAGGAATCTTGGAGGGAGCTACGATTGGCACTTGGAGACGTTGCCTCAGGAGGGTCTCGGGGGGAGAACGCTTCCGTGGCCGAGGGGCAAGTGCGTCGGCGGCACAAGCGCCCTGAACTACATGGCATGGAATCGCGCTAGCAGGGATGACTACGATGCCTGGGAAGCTTTGGGTAATCAAGGTTGGGGCTGGGATTCCCTCCT GCCCTTCTTCAAACGCTCTGAGACGTTCCATCCTCCTAGTGAGAAGCTCCAGCGCGAGTTTGAGATTGCTCACGATGCAGAGACCTTTGGTGATTCAGGTCCCATTCACATCTCATACCCAACCTCGTATTCACCATCGCACGCGTTATGGCACAAGACGCTTAATGCGCTTGGCGTAGAGACTAACCCATCCCACGTCGGAGGCTCAAACGTCGGCGTTTGGACATGCGTCAACGCCGTTGAGCCGAGCGCCGCGCGAAGATCCTACTCAATAGACTACGCCACTGGATCGCGGAACCTGCACATCCTTACCAACGCCACAGtcgacgagatcatcattAACCAAGCCCTCGTAGCTACTGGTGTGCGGTTCACCCACGGTGGCGTCGAGTATGATGTTTCAGCTAGACGCGAGGTTATCCTCTCAGCCGGTAGTGTCAAGTCACCGCAGATCCTTGAGCTTTCGGGTATAGGAAATCCCAGCGTGCTAAGTAGTGCTGGTGTAACCGTAAAGGTTGAGAGTCCGCAGGTGGGGGAGAATCTGCAGGAGCATATTA TGCTTGCGACGATCTTTGAGGTTGATCCATCGCTCGCTAATCGGGATGATCTTGTGCGAGACGAGAAGCTTAGTGCTGCTGCTAAAGAGGAGTACGCTACAAAGGCAGATGGGCCTTTGACGGTGTTGCCTGTGTCTCTTTGCTACGTTCCTTTCGCTCATTTCATTCCGAAGGATGCTCTTGCTAGACTTTATGAAGATGCAGACAAGGTATCTGTTTTTGACTCTGATAAGCAAGATATTCTATGTGAACGTCTTGATGGCAACTCTAAGCTTGGTCAGATAGAGTACATCTTCGACTTGGGTAACTGGAACCCAAACTTCAAGGGCGAAGAGGGCAAGAAGTACGGTACTATGCTACAGATCTTGCAATATCCCTTCAGCGTTGGGTCGATTCACATTCGGCCGAGTGAGCACGCTACAGCTGAAGACTCACCCGCCATCGACCCAAAGTACTACGAAGGTCCTCATGGAAACCTTGACATGGAAGCTATGAAGCAATGTCTCCAGTTCGTCGATAAGATCGTACACACAGCTCCTCTCTCAAACATAATCCGCTCCTCAGCATCCCCTTCCGCAGTAGCGCTCAAGGATGATAAGCTCTTGGGAGACTGGATTACGCAAAACACTATCACTGACTGGCATCCTGTCGGAACATGCGCCATGGGGGGTCGCGCTGGTATTGAAGGtggcgttgttgatgaaagACTTCGAGTCTATGGCGTCCATGGCCTGAGGGTTGTTGACGCAAGTGTTATGCCGCTGCAGATCAGTGCGCATATCCAAGCTACTGTTTATGCTATTGCGGAGAAGGCGGCGCATATGATTATTGAAGATGCGAGAAGTGCGGATAGGGAGGGAAgagagttggtgatgaagcAGGCTAGACTTTAG
- a CDS encoding hypothetical protein (EggNog:ENOG41) yields MKLRKWSRLAIEDYLMVFALINFTGVVVSINEVSKNGSNYMPADVAAKLTPEGRQQAIVGSKMTFVLEIFALTCTWTIKACLLFLYARLTQGTSIRQKWAVRFVSAFCAVTYVVVTFMFVFFWCSPTPEYWAVPVNPKKSESAIENWKGIELMATVQCATYYNHMIFATACNIASDIMLILLPIPIVINISLPKKRKIGLCCVFGLGLFNILAAVLNRYYNFSNPNSYVFLYWYVAEGGVALWVGNLPLCWPVLRLALGSKGDSTDPSSYPNTPYRNGSYPEGSARRRTQGLHPLSGKPSIWSKLEDEDGVRTDVSPEQGSQIELVDQHGPDLLERPYRAEAKISSGTQQHERARSGQITVVTSVEVSTKQT; encoded by the exons ATGAAACTTAGAAAATGGAGCCGTCTCGCCATTGAGGATTATCTCATGGTCTTTGCCCTC ATCAACTTTACAGGAGTCGTCGTCTCGATCAACGAAGTCTCCAAGAATGGCAGTAACTACATGCCCGCCGATGTCGCCGCAAAGCTCACCCCCGAGGGAAGACAACAAGCCATTGTCGGCAGTAAAATGACCTTTGTCCTCGAGATATTCGCCCTCACTTGTACATGGACCATCAAAGCATGCCTATTATTTCTCTACGCGAGATTGACGCAGGGCACATCGATAAGACAGAAATGGGCGGTGCGATTCGTCTCTGCGTTTTGCGCGGTGACGTACGTCGTTGTTACCTTTATGTTTGTGTTCTTTTGGTGCTCGCCTACGCCGGAGTACTGGGCTGTTCCTGTTAATCCCAAGAAAAGTGAGTCTGCGATTGAGAACTGGAAGGGGATTGAGCTAATGGCGACAGTGCAATGTGCGACGTACTACAACCATATGATCTTTGCGACGGCTTGTAATATCGCCAGCGACATCATGTTGATCTTATTACCGATTCCGattgtcatcaacatcagtcttcccaagaagcgcaagattGGTTTGTGCTGTGTTTTTGGCTTGGGTTTGTTCAAT ATCCTCGCCGCCGTCCTCAATCGTTACTACAACTTCAGCAACCCCAATTCCTACGTCTTTCTCTACTGGTACGTCGCAGAAGGCGGCGTCGCCCTCTGGGTCGGAAATCTCCCTCTCTGCTGGCCCGTTCTGCGTCTCGCCCTCGGCTCCAAAGGCGATTCCACGGACCCCTCCTCATACCCCAACACTCCCTACCGCAATGGTTCATACCCCGAAGGTTCAGCACGACGGAGGACTCAAGGCCTTCACCCGCTGTCAGGCAAACCTTCAATCTGGTCTAagctggaggatgaggatggcgtCCGCACAGACGTCTCGCCCGAGCAGGGGAGCCAGATTGAGCTGGTGGACCAGCATGGACCGGATCTGCTGGAGCGGCCGTACCGCGCTGAAGCGAAGATTAGTAGTGGGACGCAGCAGCATGAGAGGGCTCGCAGTGGGCAGATTACAGTGGTTACAAGCGTGGAGGTTAGCACCAAGCAGACATAG